One genomic window of [Clostridium] scindens ATCC 35704 includes the following:
- a CDS encoding RNA polymerase sigma factor, with product MEPNRREFIKQCAFQKFCNTVLHNEACDAHKELHRHKAREITFSDLTLEEARQLHTFDEYFKGEIAFERAGKKITPKLLLEAIRTLPEEKRKAVLLYYFEGMNDTEIAELFDTSRSTIQYRRTSSFELLKKYLEENADEWDEW from the coding sequence AGTGCGCTTTCCAGAAGTTTTGTAATACGGTACTGCACAATGAAGCGTGTGACGCTCACAAAGAGCTGCACAGGCATAAGGCAAGGGAGATTACCTTTTCCGACTTGACCTTAGAAGAAGCGCGGCAGCTTCATACCTTTGATGAATATTTCAAAGGGGAAATCGCCTTTGAAAGAGCCGGGAAGAAAATCACGCCGAAGCTGCTTCTTGAAGCAATCCGTACTTTGCCGGAAGAAAAGCGCAAAGCCGTACTCCTGTACTATTTCGAGGGAATGAACGACACCGAGATTGCGGAGCTGTTCGATACGTCGAGAAGCACGATACAGTACAGGCGGACAAGCTCTTTTGAGCTGCTAAAAAAATATCTGGAGGAAAATGCTGATGAATGGGACGAATGGTAA
- a CDS encoding helix-turn-helix domain-containing protein, producing MNGTNGNEPGYPEKALVPYPVILAATKGDPDAMKIVLQHFSGYIARLSMRKLYDERGNVYFGVDHDIRERLQAKLMMAVLTFKAEE from the coding sequence ATGAATGGGACGAATGGTAACGAACCCGGCTACCCGGAAAAAGCCCTTGTTCCCTATCCTGTCATTTTGGCAGCGACAAAGGGCGACCCGGACGCTATGAAGATTGTCTTGCAGCATTTCAGCGGCTACATAGCCCGCCTCTCCATGCGGAAGCTGTACGACGAGCGCGGGAACGTCTATTTTGGCGTAGACCACGACATTCGGGAACGGCTGCAAGCAAAACTGATGATGGCTGTCCTCACCTTTAAGGCAGAGGAATAA